The following are encoded together in the Lactuca sativa cultivar Salinas chromosome 1, Lsat_Salinas_v11, whole genome shotgun sequence genome:
- the LOC111916549 gene encoding uncharacterized protein LOC111916549: MGDNGNKNNNGNRGFEGTNPPIVSATINADNFEFKPVMFQMINNNGLFGGMPSDEPLSHLRSFNQMCDNFKQRGMTADAFRMRLFPYTLQGKARDCFESLPSDSITTWEELREKFLKRFFPPTRNANLRNAITSFQQMDGESLWEVWERWNNLLRKCPTHRLPDDVKLETFYQGLDAQTCMLVDTSAGGALLTKRYEESVEILDRIATNNFQWPTDRVHASGSKGSTPAEVRLAAQNDALAAELATIKSMMKNMMSSNGMKEKKVDFCVVCQGIHDYSECPQNPESVFFMDRQNFPRKNNPYSETYNLGWRNHPNFSWGGQQQ; the protein is encoded by the coding sequence ATGGGAGATAACGGAAACAAAAACAATAATGGAAACAGAGGTTTCGAAGGAACAAACCCGCCAATTGTCAGCGCAACAATTAATGCtgacaattttgaattcaaacctGTGATGTTTCAGATGATCAATAACAATGGTCTCTTTGGAGGTATGCCTAGTGATGAGCCCTTGTCCCATCTGCGTTCCTTTAACCAGATGTGCGATAATTTCAAACAAAGAGGTATGACGGCTGATGCATTTAGGATGAGATTATTTCCATACACACTACAAGGGAAAGCTCGAGACTGTTTTGAGTCTTTGCCTTCTGATTCCATCACCACGTGGGAGGAATTAAGAGAAAAATTCCTAAAAAGATTTTTCCCACCCACTCGAAATGCAAATCTAAGAAACGCCATCACATCATTCCAACAAATGGATGGTGAATCGTTATGGGAAGTGTGGGAGAGATGGAACAATTTGCTAAGAAAATGTCCAACACATCGACTCCCTGACGATGTGAAACTTGAGACATTTTACCAAGGTTTGGATGCTCAAACATGCATGCTAGTAGATACATCAGCTGGAGGAGCATTGCTTACAAAGAGATATGAGGAGAGCGTGGAGATATTGGATAGAATAGCAACTAATAATTTCCAGTGGCCCACAGATAGGGTACATGCAAGTGGTTCGAAAGGAAGTACACCGGCTGAAGTTCGTCTTGCAGCTCAAAATGATGCATTAGCAGCCGAGTTGGCCACAATCAAGAGCATGATGAAGAATATGATGTCAAGCAATGGGATGAAAGAGAAGAAGGTTGACTTTTGTGTGGTTTGTCAAGGCATCCATGATTATAGTGAGTGCCCACAGAATCCTGAATCCGTATTTTTCATGGACAGACAAAATTTCCCACGAAAAAACAATCCATACTCTGAAACATACAATCTAGGATGGAGAAATCATCCTAATTTCTCATGGGGTGGACAGCAACAATAA